The window ATTCAGTCGCGGCCGTCTCGCGGATCCTGACCGAACACGGCCCACTGGACGAGGATGACGTCATTGCCCGGATCCGGGCCGAAGGGGACGACCCGGAGAAGCGACCGGGTCCCGTTATCAACGAAATACTCTGTCCGGCAAGGCAATTGACTGACGACCGGTGGGTATGGCTGCCGAAAGTGCTGCTCGGGCGGGTGTTCACGCACCGCGTTCGCGCAGACGAGGTGGCCTATGACCTGCTGACAGTGACCCCGGATCTGGACCCGATCACCGAGCTGTGCCTGCACGAGGGCTACCAGCAACTCGCCGACGGTTCACCGGTCAGCGTCGTATTGGCCGAATACGATCACCAACTGTTGCGACAACGGGGCATTCCGCCGGAGGTGATCGACCCGCTTGGGGCGCTGCTGCTGTTGCCGCCGGGCACGCTGAGCGGGTTGGGTGCGGCCGACGGCGATTTGGTCGGCGTTCGACTGTCCGTCTCCGGCTTGGTCATCGAGCGCGTCGCCGCGGTCCAGTCCCCGACCGACGTGGGCGAACGACTGGCCGCCACCCTCGACGCCGACAAGCCAACGTTCCTGGACTCCGCAGTGTGGACGGTGTGCGTCGACGACCCCGCAGTGTTCACCGAACCGTTGCCCCCGCTGCGCGACATCATCGAGGACTGTGGCCTCGTCCACGACGACGACTGGTTGGCACCGCCTGGGTTCGATTTCGAGCGATGGCGCTTCGAGCGAGACTGCGAGCGGCTGATCCGCCGGTACGGCCTCGAACCCGATGACGCGCTCACACTGAGGGCCCTGGTGGCGGTGTACGACCAGATGTCGGCGATCCTGGAAGCCGCGATCGGCGCGGACGAGGTGCCCGACGATTCGTCCGACGCGGCCGGCGACGACGAGACACCGCCGGATGATCCCGCCGGGTACCGCGCACTGGCGGCCGCGTTCGGATCCGCACTGAGCGACCCGCTGCTGGCCCAGCTGCTGGTGGACGAGACGGTGGGCCGCGGGGGTGCACCCGCCGCGCTCGGCCTTTTCGCCGAGACCCTCGAACCGCAGGTGGCGCGCACCGCCCGGGTGGCGTACCGCTGGCTGCGCGCGGTGGCGTTGGAGCAGATAGGCGACGTCGAGTCGGCCGAGCGGGAGTACCTCGCCGCGGAGTCGATGGACACCGACTGGCCGCCGACGCTGCTCGATCTGGCCCGCTTCGCCTCCGACCGCGGCGATGCCGAACGCGGGTTGGCCCTGCTGCGCCGCGCCGGCGCAGGGCCCGGTCATCCGCTGACGCGGATACTGGAGCAGCACCGCGCTACGCCACACACCGACCTCGGCCGCAACGATGCGTGCTGGTGCGGTTCGGGCCGCAAGTACAAGAAGTGCCATCTGGGGCACGAACAGCTTCCCCTGGACGACCGCGTCGGCTGGCTGTACCTCAAAGCCTGCCACCATGTGTTTCTCACCGACTGGCGGGAGCTGCTGGAAGAGGCGGCCGAGGCGCGCGCTGCCCATGGCTCCGCCGACGCGAAACTCCCTGCGGGAGTTGATGATCCGCTGCTGATCGACACTGTGCTCTTCGAAGGCGGTGCGTTTGCGGACTTCCTGGCCAAGCGTGGGTCACTGCTACCCGATGACGAACGGCTCTTGGCAGACCAATGGCTGCTCGTGGATCGTTCCGTGTTCGAGGTCGAGCAGGTGCACCGCGGACAGGGCATCGAGGTCCGCGATGTACGCACAGGAGACGTCGTTGAGGTGCACGAGCGGACGGCCAGCGGCCAGCTCCGACCGGGGCAGCTGATCTGCGCCCGCGTGGTGCCCGCCGGGCGGACCCACCAGTTCCTCGGCGGGGCGGAGCCGGTCGCCTTGCACGAACGCGACCGGCTCATCGATCTGCTCGACTCCGAGCCCGA is drawn from Candidatus Mycolicibacterium alkanivorans and contains these coding sequences:
- a CDS encoding SEC-C domain-containing protein — protein: MAQAFDSVAAVSRILTEHGPLDEDDVIARIRAEGDDPEKRPGPVINEILCPARQLTDDRWVWLPKVLLGRVFTHRVRADEVAYDLLTVTPDLDPITELCLHEGYQQLADGSPVSVVLAEYDHQLLRQRGIPPEVIDPLGALLLLPPGTLSGLGAADGDLVGVRLSVSGLVIERVAAVQSPTDVGERLAATLDADKPTFLDSAVWTVCVDDPAVFTEPLPPLRDIIEDCGLVHDDDWLAPPGFDFERWRFERDCERLIRRYGLEPDDALTLRALVAVYDQMSAILEAAIGADEVPDDSSDAAGDDETPPDDPAGYRALAAAFGSALSDPLLAQLLVDETVGRGGAPAALGLFAETLEPQVARTARVAYRWLRAVALEQIGDVESAEREYLAAESMDTDWPPTLLDLARFASDRGDAERGLALLRRAGAGPGHPLTRILEQHRATPHTDLGRNDACWCGSGRKYKKCHLGHEQLPLDDRVGWLYLKACHHVFLTDWRELLEEAAEARAAHGSADAKLPAGVDDPLLIDTVLFEGGAFADFLAKRGSLLPDDERLLADQWLLVDRSVFEVEQVHRGQGIEVRDVRTGDVVEVHERTASGQLRPGQLICARVVPAGRTHQFLGGAEPVALHERDRLIDLLDSEPDPVDLVEFLSRRFAPPTLVNTEGDALTMCEATVKIGDSARIEALLDDAFDRADDEPHWIEHVTTDGMQRISATVALEGDQLRVHTNSEQRMDRVLAVLTRLDPSATLLDDVRQPVRDVHEAVGLAQQMPTPGAGAFDPDDPQIAQTLDGFIREYETAWLDEPIPALDGHTPRQAAEDPTRRADLIKLLDSFPVADGSTGMDADRLRAALGLQ